ACCGCCTGGAGAACCTGAATGCCATCGGCGTATTCAAGGCCCAGCAACCGCCTTTTGATCCCGACAATCAGGTCTGGCGCTACAACATCAAGGCGCTTTCGATGGAAGAGCGCAAGTTGTTTGTACTCTTCCGACTGGAAGAGCTCTTCGCCCAGGCTGTGCAGCGCGGCGAGCAAGACGACATCGTAGAGGTGGTGGTTCTCGATGAGGCGCACATCTATGCAGACGATGACCCTGAGAACATCATCAACACTATCGCCAAGGAAGCTCGTAAATTTGGCATGGCACTGATCTGCGCGAGCCAGTCGCCCACCCATTTCCCTGAAGACTTCATTTCATCGGTCTCCACCAAGATCATTCTCGGGATCGATGAAAGTTACTGGCGCGGCTCAATAGCCAAGATGCGCGTGACAGAAGAAGCGCTGGCTTGGATCAAGTTGCGCAAAAGCATGCTTGTGCAGATGAAGCGCAGCGGCGAGACCCGCAACGAATGGCTTTGGACATACCTCGAACAATCCCCGCAGAACTGAGCAGGAACATGAACCGTCAAGAGCTGATCGAAATCGTTGCGGCCCAAACCGAGCAATCTCAACGTGCCGTCGATCGCATGTTGGCCGCACTGATCAACACCATACAGGACACCGTAGCCGGCGGCGAGAAAGTGTCCATCCAAGGTTTCGGAACCTTTGAACCGAAACATCAGCAGGCGCGGACCGGTCGCAACATCGCGACCGGCGATCCCGTTGAAATTCCAGCCACTATCAAGCCCCGGTTCAAGCCTGGCGTGAACTTTCGCAAGATTGTCGCTCCAGGTTCTTTTCCGGAACAAATTTCTGAATAGGGAATGCCATGAGAAAAGCC
This genomic interval from Bordetella flabilis contains the following:
- a CDS encoding HU family DNA-binding protein; the protein is MNRQELIEIVAAQTEQSQRAVDRMLAALINTIQDTVAGGEKVSIQGFGTFEPKHQQARTGRNIATGDPVEIPATIKPRFKPGVNFRKIVAPGSFPEQISE